From the Lathyrus oleraceus cultivar Zhongwan6 chromosome 4, CAAS_Psat_ZW6_1.0, whole genome shotgun sequence genome, one window contains:
- the LOC127136624 gene encoding uncharacterized protein LOC127136624, giving the protein MDQSLYRSMIGSLLYLTTSRPDITFVVGNANSLLIGYCDADWEGNVDDRKSTLEDRNIHVLISHVLGIEPKTGVVSDVSTSLAQPDNTTETRLDKFDVNVSTQSYEKSEDKEDSDGKSSYLADKEENSIEKKDQSPDIVNINDLDSDDEPIGKRLAPRISKSKVVTPVSKKKSLKRKEAPSESSESDHDVEHNVQDIISSTRKQASGKKIPTNIPEVPIDNISFHYVDNVEKWKLVYQRRLALERELGKDDFECKKLMSLIQEAGLMKIVTGFGKCYEMLVKEFIMNISKECDNKRSKKFRKVYVRGMCVDFSPEIIIRFLGRNEEGRAEVEVSDNVICREITAKQVKE; this is encoded by the exons ATGGATCAAAGTTTGTATAGGAGTATGATTGGTAGTTTGTTGTATCTTACAACTAGTAGACCTGACATTACATTTGTTGTAGGA AATGCAAATTCCTTGCTTATAggatattgtgatgcagattgGGAAGGCAATGTTGATGATAGAAAGAGTACTTTagaggat AGGAATATTCATGTGCTGATATCTCATGTTTTGGGTATTGAACCTAAGACTGGTGTTGTGTCGGATGTCTCCACATCCTTGGCCCAACCTGATAACACTACTGAAACCCGTCTAGATAAATTTGATGTCAATGTGTCTACTCAGTCTTATGAAAAATCAGAAGATAAAGAGGATTCTGATGGAAAGTCTAGTTATTTAGCTGACAAAGAAGAAAACTCTATAGAGAAGAAGGATCAATCTCCAGACATCGTGAATATAAATGACCTGGACTCTGATGATGAGCCCATTGGTAAAAGACTGGCTCCTAGAATATCTAAAAG CAAGGTAGTTACTCCTGTTTCCAAGAAGAAATCTCTTAAGAGGAAGGAAGCCCCTTCTGAGTCTAGTGAATCTGACCATGATGTTGAACACAATGTTCAAGACATTATTTCTTCTACAAGAAAGCAAGCTTCTGGGAAGAAGATTCCAACAAATATTCCTGAAGTTCCAATTGACAACATCTCATTTCACTATGTGGATAATGTAGAAAAATGGAAACTTGTTTACCAAAGAAGACTGGCATTGGAAAGAGAACTTGGCAAAGATGATTTTGAATGCAAAAAACTAATGAGTCTAATTCAAGAAGCTGGATTAATGAAAATTGTGACTGGATTTGGCAAGTGTTATGAAATGCTTGTTAAAGAATTCATTATGAATATCTCTAAGGAATGTGATAACAAGAGGAGCAAGAAGTTTAGAAAAGTGTATGTAAGAGGAATGTGTGTGGATTTCTCTCCTGAAATCATAATTAGGTTTTTGGGTAGAAATGAAGAAGGACGAGCTGAAGTGGAAGTTTCTGACAATGTCATTTGTAGAGAGATTACTGCTAAACAAGTTAAGGAATAG